Proteins co-encoded in one Brassica oleracea var. oleracea cultivar TO1000 chromosome C4, BOL, whole genome shotgun sequence genomic window:
- the LOC106338594 gene encoding uncharacterized protein LOC106338594 codes for MRRAFLPYNYERTLYNKLQNLRQGTHTVEEYATEFFYMTARMTSGETKKQLISRFIGGLRSQLQTAMAQFNPLSVSEAYQHAISMELQLRSSWTSSSRSRFQTSNTGENATLATDGATQRLESAKLGLNTETIASSRPARTNVPRCFTCGEHGHIQTACPKNTKCGLMIQETEDAEPQYDDYDATDDDNTDIIQGDTCLNLVLRRNFLLPKASQESWLRTNLFRLTCTINGRVCKLIIDSGSCTNVMSFEAAQKLGLTVTPHPSPYPLAWLNNGTEINVSKKVLVSFSIGNYKDSMTCDVIPMDACYLLLGRPWQFDRDVIHHGKANTYSFVFDNRTITLVPSKEQPEPSPHVDNTFPTDKSSMAKTLLTLPKGDFEKQIHDVDVLWALVATPVPMTPSSKPPSAFTPLLEEFTDVFSSALPSALPPLRDIQHHIDLVPNAVLPNRPHYRMSPQEHDELRRQVEELLQKGHVRESLSPAAVPALLIPKKYGSWRMFPIPRLDDLLDQIGRATLFTKLDLKSGYHQIRIRPGDEWKTAFKTREGLFEWTVMPFGLSNAPSTFMRVMNQALIDRNDLTSHLSHLRDVLEVLRREKLYAAHHKCVFGVYHVLFLGYIVSDKGLQVDPGKVEAIKSWPTPRSISDVRSFHDLASFYRRFVHHFSNIAAPLTDCMKGTTWTPEADQAFENLKQRLVSAQILALPDFT; via the exons ATGCGTCGTGCTTTCCTACCATATAATTACGAGCGTACCTTGTACAACAAGCTTCAGAACCTAAGACAGGGGACACATACTGTTGAAGAATATGCGACAGAGTTTTTCTACATGACTGCTAGAATGACTTCAGGCGAAACCAAGAAGCAACTAATCTCTCGATTCATTGGAGGATTACGGTCTCAACTCCAAACCGCGATGGCTCAGTTTAATCCACTGTCAGTATCTGAAGCCTACCAACACGCCATCTCTATGGAACTGCAGTTACGATCGTCATGGACATCGTCGTCACGATCACGTTTCCAAACGTCCAATACAGGCGAGAATGCTACACTTGCTACAGACGGAGCAACACAACGCTTGGAGTCTGCCAAATTAGGCCTCAACACCGAGACTATTGCTTCTTCAAGACCAGCACGTACCAATGTGCCGCGTTGTTTTACTTGTGGAGAACACGGCCACATTCAGACCGCTTGTCCTAAAAACACAAAGTGTGGCTTGATGATTCAAGAAACAGAGGACGCAGAACCACAATATGATGACTATGACGCTACGGACGACGACAACACTGATATCATTCAAGGCGATACATGTCTTAATCTCGTCCTCCGCCGGAATTTTCTACTACCCAAAGCCTCGCAGGAGTCATGGCTTCGCACCAATTTGTTTCGTTTGACTTGCACTATCAACGGCCGGGTCTGCAAACTCATTATCGACTCAGGAAGTTGTACTAATGTCATGTCGTTTGAAGCAGCGCAGAAACTTGGACTCACCGTCACGCCACATCCGTCTCCTTATCCGCTTGCCTGGCTCAACAACGGCACCGAAATCAACGTCTCAAAAAAAGTTCTCGTCTCCTTTTCCATTGGTAACTATAAGGATTCAATGACTTGCGACGTTATACCTATGGATGCTTGCTACTTGCTTCTAGGACGACCTTGGCAGTTTGATCGTGATGTTATACATCATGGTAAAGCAAACACTTACAGCTTTGTGTTTGACAATCGCACAATTACACTAGTTCCCTCAAAAGAACAGCCTGAGCCAAGTCCGCATGTGGACAATACTTTCCCAACGGACAAGTCATCGATGGCGAAAACGTTACTGACACTACCCAAAGGAGATTTTGAGAAGCAAATTCATGACGTTGATGTTCTTTGGGCATTGGTGGCCACACCAGTACCAATGACACCGTCTAGCAAACCTCCATCAGCTTTCACTCCGTTGCTCGAAGAATTCACCGACGTCTTTTCATCTGCACTCCCGAGTGCCTTGCCTCCATTAAGAGACATCCAACACCATATTGACTTGGTTCCTAATGCAGTCCTTCCTAACCGACCGCATTACCGTATGAGTCCGCAGGAACACGATGAGCTGCGTCGTCAAGTAGAAGAGCTTCTCCAGAAAGGACATGTTCGCGAAAGCCTTAGTCCAGCTGCCGTTCCCGCCTTACTCATTCCCAAAAAATATGGTTCGTGGAGAAT GTTTCCTATCCCGCGCCTTGATGATCTCCTTGATCAAATTGGACGTGCCACATTGTTTACTAAGCTCGACCTTAAAAGCGGTTATCATCAGATACGTATACGTCCAGGAGATGAATGGAAAACAGCTTTCAAGACTAGAGAAGGTCTTTTCGAATGGACGGTCATGCCTTTTGGACTCTCGAATGCACCTAGTACGTTCATGAGAGTCATGAATCAGGCTCTTATTGATCG CAACGACTTGACCAGCCACTTGTCTCACCTACGAGACGTCTTGGAGGTTCTACGACGTGAGAAGCTATACGCGGCACACCACAAATGTGTCTTTGGTGTGTATCATGTATTGTTTTTAGGGTATATCGTGTCAGACAAGGGTCTACAAGTTGATCCAGGAAAGGTTGAAGCGATCAAGTCTTGGCCCACTCCTCGTTCGATCAGCGACGTCCGGAGCTTCCACGACCTCGCTTCTTTTTATCGACGATTCGTGCATCACTTCAGCAATATTGCAGCACCCTTAACCGACTGTATGAAAGGCACCACATGGACTCCTGAAGCAGATCAAGCATTCGAAAACCTTAAGCAACGTTTGGTGTCGGCTCAAATCTTGGCTTTACCAGACTTCACTTAG
- the LOC106341193 gene encoding mitogen-activated protein kinase kinase kinase YODA-like, with protein sequence MAKKTSFLKYSEDLEKEVRIMDRFFSINFNTVRATSPAVSYETMPFNVKVCSIHMEVAPHGSLKDMLTKAGGTLPENVIGYCIFQVLEGLRDLHQHGYVHCDLKPENILIFPSYAHEDLCELKLGDFGSAKEPNGPDPVDGSLFEDNPGYLAPEAVGPRGVISSAVDIWSLGTMVIEMMGITISGWSDYVPGTLSQMTWDFVRRCRVRNPGDRATAEELMSHEFVRQSLGAPPLELLPVPSCLSNGVG encoded by the coding sequence ATGGCTAAGAAAACATCTTTCCTCAAATACTCGGAGGATCTCGAGAAAGAAGTAAGGATCATGGATCGCTTCTTTTCAATCAATTTCAACACCGTGAGAGCCACGAGCCCTGCTGTCTCCTACGAAACCATGCCATTCAACGTGAAAGTCTGTTCCATTCACATGGAAGTCGCACCACATGGTTCACTCAAAGACATGCTGACCAAAGCCGGTGGGACATTACCGGAGAACGTCATCGGTTATTGCATTTTCCAGGTTCTTGAAGGGCTCAGGGATCTTCACCAACACGGTTATGTCCATTGTGATCTCAAGCCAGAGAACATACTCATCTTCCCGAGCTATGCTCATGAAGATCTTTGCGAGCTCAAACTTGGTGACTTCGGTTCGGCTAAGGAACCCAATGGACCTGATCCAGTGGATGGGTCTTTGTTCGAGGACAATCCGGGTTATTTGGCTCCTGAGGCGGTCGGGCCACGTGGAGTGATCTCGTCGGCGGTTGATATCTGGTCCTTAGGTACCATGGTGATTGAGATGATGGGTATTACTATAAGTGGATGGAGTGATTACGTGCCGGGGACTCTATCGCAGATGACTTGGGACTTTGTGAGGAGATGTAGAGTGCGGAACCCGGGGGATAGAGCCACTGCGGAGGAGCTCATGAGTCATGAGTTTGTTAGACAAAGTCTTGGGGCTCCACCGCTTGAGCTGCTTCCAGTTCCTTCATGCTTAAGTAATGGAGTGGGTTAA